The genomic segment CTGCCGCGCACCATGCAGACAGCGCGCATCAAATAAGCTCAAAACAGCAGTTCGTCATGCTTATATAGTAATTTACTCGGTTCAAGGAACTAAGGAAGCAGAGATGAGTGTTTTTACGATGATCGAATagagatctctctctctctctctctctgcttttTGGTTTTCTTGGATTCATCTAGAGGTGGCCCACAATAAGCTGAGGCCTGTCTGAAGGCATGATTTTTGCCTAGATTTCTACACCCAGTCTCCATCGATAGAGCTCAGGACAGTTGACACAGTTTGCACTTTTTGTACGTACACTCGAGTGCTTCATCAACTGGTACTACTATAGGGTAATGTGATGGGTAACCTTACTTAAACCCCATGGTATATGACCTGTGCGGTCTTAGAACAAGTTCAATAAAATTTAGGTATAAGCTAAAACAAGTCATCCACAAACAAGTTTATAGCCTGATTCATACAACAACTAGTCTCTTATTTTAGTCTAAATactatttatttatatttttttgaggGATACTATTTGTTTATATTTATATGGGACCCATTCAGCGGCAGAGCCTGACGTAAAAAACAATGGAGGACGAAACTGATTGGATAATGGATGACCTGGCGACTGGGTATAAGGATTAGTTATCCAATCCCTCCCTATCATTAAATGATTAGCTAAAGCAACGTACGGACAATGCTTATTTGGATCAAAAGTTGCAACTAACATTTTTCTATTGTACTTTGCTAGCTGCCTTGCGTCTTGGTTTCAGAAGGATCTCCTAGCTTGTTCGCCATGCATGAAACTATGAAAAACTTTAGCTCTTCTTCGATCTGTAGAGCTGACTTGTTTGGACGCGCGGTTTGCGTCGTCTTTGCTCTGCTGCCGCATTCATTTTGCCGCGCGCCACCAAGACAGTGCGCATCAGATATGCTCAAATGGAAGTTGTGGCAATGCTTTTGTTATTTATtaaatccgttctaaattatagttcgtttgactttttttatctcaagtttgaccactcgtctcaTTCAAAAATTTgtacaaaatatcacttcttttgttgcGGCTTggtttattaacaaaagttcttcagaatgacttaaatttgactgtgttgacaggaattttttgaataagacgagtggttaaACTTGGGgttaaaaaagtcaaacgaactataatttggaacggagggagtacttggttcAAGCAAAAGGTAAAATGGATCGATGAAATGGTAAATATCTCTGCTGAGTTGCAAGACATGATTTGCCTTGGTTGCTTCACCCAGGCCAGAACGCTTCGAGAGAGAGGCAGGGGCACATGACAGGGTTTGGTACACTCGAGTGCTTCATATCTGGCAATGCTGGTGAGATGAGTAACTTTTACTTAAACCTAGGATATATATATGATCATTCTTATAGTAGTATGAGATCGTGCATGCAGGTCATAGGTTGAATCTGATAGTGAAAATTAGGAGCAGAGGTCAATATCTATATATATTCCACGAGTAAGGGGATCATATATGATATATTTTTTTGAACGAACCAACACGAGAAGTTGTCCATTTTTATTGGTAAATAAAGAAAAAGTTACAACCCCTAAgggcaaaggaaaaaaaacaggGATCATGTACAGAATATTTGTGGAGAACAAGTAGCCGATGGAGAACTCAAACTTTAAGCTATGACAGCAAACAAAGTGTCCAAAATTCAGAGAGGGCCGGGAAGGGCAGCGACAGAAAGAGCTTTGACACATCGTCGCTGGCTTTCGCGCAGGTTGCCGTCCCCAGTAGCCACTGGGATGCATGGGAATCTGCACGAGAGGACCCGGGCCGGGGCTGTTCATGGAGCAATTGAGCATGAGCAGACACGCTCACTCAGCCGAGCAGGTGATGCATGCCACTGTCCATCATATCACAGCCGCGCCTCCTCCATTGCTTTTGCATGCATCAAAGTTACAAAAAGAACACGGCAGGCAAGGCAGCAGGCGCGtctggaggaggaagaaggatatCAACGTCTTGGCACTGGTTGTCCAAAAAAAAAACGTCTTGGCACTGGCAGCAGGCTCATGCTCATCGAGTGCCCTCCTTCCCCCTGCCTCACTCACTCCAAAGCATGCAATCCGAGCAGCCGGCGCGGCACCACCCCTCTCTCACTGACACCGTGGGCCCGTGCACATACATACACACGCCACATCGTCCGTTCACCAGCCAGCGACCCTGTAGTTTGTCCGTTAGCTGTAGCTCTTTTGAGAAGCGAGGTGTATAGCTAGATCATGGTCTGGAATATATGGAAGGAAAGTGAAAGAGACAAATGCCGGGCAAAAGAGATTTCTATGTTGCCTTGGTGTCGCGTACAGCAAACACAATAACACACGCACTGTTCAACATGGTGCCACAAAAAAAAGGCTAAAGGCCATGAATCCCTCATCCTTGTTACTTTTGTCTCTTGCGGCTTCGTATTGAAAATTCTTGGTGGGAGATGTGGGTATAAAATCTTCTTACTGCTACTTTGAGTGCTCTTCGTCTCGAATTTAGATGTTCCTGTTTTTCTTACTCATTTTTCCCTAAAAAAACGTCATTCTTGCTTTTTTAGGAGTCAATTAGCCCTAAAttgatcaaatatatacaagAAATATTATACTAATATTGTTTATGATGTCTTTAGATATATAAATAATataatttattattataacaaacATTTTTAGTGATACAAATGTTGATATGTTGATACTATTTTGTATAAATCTCATCAacattaagaaagtttgacttacTCCAAACCTAGCATAATATGTTTTTTTGGGATGGAATGAGTATTGCAAAGGATAAAGTCCATGTTATAAGCTCTATATTGCACGGTAGTGCATTTTTTTAATCTTGAACCACGAAACCGGGTACCCAATGCCCTCCGAGTATTGCAACTACGCAAATTTGGTCCTCTCTAGCTGATTTCAAGTGTAGCTTTCTATTTTcaaaaaataattaaaatctaGCTTCATAGCTAAACAAACATAACTGATTTATTTTACATCAGATAAATATGAAATTAGTATTATTTATTTTAAAATGATATCTATTTGTTGGTGAATATATTTAGATTTATTTGAAACTTACTTTTTTATATATTATTTTATTACTCGACATTAAGAACATTGTTAACAAATAAGATTTAAGTAACTATAAACAAATCACCAATAGATAGATAGTTTTTTTTAAATGATATTGGTTTCATTTTTTTTACTTCACATAAATCACTTATAAGTTTTTATAGATTAAATTGGTTTTTTATTATTCTTAGAAAATATAAAACCACCCCTGAAACTAGCTAGATGAGTAAACTTGTCCAGTTTCAACCATTGAAGGGTGTTCGGTACTCAGTTATATAGTTCATGGGTGGAAATTGAACTAGCGTGTAAATTGAAAGTTGAAATATACTTAGCCGTTTCCCCTATTTAAACTGAAATGTTATTTAAAAATACCGCTTAACTTACCCATTGTACTCTCTCTAtccagaaaagaatgcaatttATGGTAAACGTGCCAGTCAACGAGCCCAATtttaaccaagtttatagtaaatagtattagcattttatatctcaaaataaatttattataaaaatatattttataactaatctaatgatatttattttgtctCATGAAGGTCAGTACATTTTcgtataattttagtcaaagttgAAACTGTTTGACTTCTTGAAATGTAGGAATTGCATTCTTTGGTGGACGGAGGGAGCAGATCAGTAGTGATGAAAGTCTTTACTTTAGTgtgtttcaatttttttttctaaattcagTTCCTCTTTGAAAAAAGTTCAGACACCTAGCACTTGGAAAACAAGGGAACACAGAGTGGTAGTAGTGGTAGCTGTGATGAGAGGCAATAGCCAATAGGCATGTGCATGCACCGCACAACCAAAAGGCCtagtcgccattgccgccgccggcaCTGCAATGGTGGGAAGAGAAAAGCTTTTGAAGCCATCCAGTCCACCAGCAAAGTCTCGCGCCACTCGTCCACTATTGCAGTGCCCGGCCCGAccagaccaccaccaccacctcctcctcctcctccatcatgACCTTCGCCAGTGCGCCACCACCTTTCTCCTCTCCATTTTACCACCCGCGCCCTCCACCTCTCCTccatgccaccaccaccgccacctccgcgCCTCCGCCAGCATGGCCGCCACCACGGACACCTCCTCCTGGCCGCCGCCGTTAGTGCTCCCTCTCCACGGCAACCTCCTGCTCCTGCTGCCTCTCCTGGCCATCACCACCGCCGCGTCCTCAGCTCCACTGCCCCTCCTCGCGCTGCTCTCCCTCAAGTCCTCCCTACACGACCCGTCCAGCGCGCTCCGCCCCTGGACGTACGCGTCCGCGGGCGCGACGCGTTCTCTGGCGCCGCCGTGGTGCGCGTGGACGGGCGTGTCCTGCGACCCGGCCACGGGGGACATCGCCGGGCTCGACCTCTCCCGGCGCAACCTCTCCGGCACATTCTCCGCCACCGCGGCCAGGCTGCTGGCGCCTACGCTGACGTCGCTCAACCTCAGCGCGAACGCGTTCGCGGGGGAGTTCCCGGCCGCGGCGGTGTTCCAGCTCCGGCGGCTGGAGTCGCTCGACGTCAGCCACAACTTCTTCAACGGCACGTTCCCCGACGGCGTCGCGGCGCTCGGCGGCTCGCTCGCCGTGCTCGATGCCTACAGCAACTGCTTCGTCGGCCCGCTGCCGCGCGGCCTCGGCGAGCTGCGTCGGCTCCAGCGGCTCAACCTCGGCGGCAGCTTCTTCAACGGGAGCGTCCCGCCTGAGATCGGGCAGCTCCGCTCGCTGCGGTTCCTGCACCTCGCCGGGAACGCGCTAACCGGGCGGCTCCCGGCGGAGCTCGGCGCCCTCGCGTCGCTCGAGCAGCTCGAGATCGGGTACAATGCCTACGACGGCGGCGTTCCCGCGGAGCTCGGCAACCTGACGCGGCTCCAGTACCTCGACATCGCCGTCGCCAACCTGTCCGGTCCGCTGCCGCCGGAGCTCGGCGATCTCGCGCGGCTCGAGAAGCTGTTCCTGTTCAAGAACCTGCTCGCCGGTGCCATACCGCCGCGGTGGTCCCGCCTCCGAGCGCTGCAGGCTCTCGATCTGTCCGACAACCTGCTCGCCAGCGCCATCCCGGCGGGGCTCGGTGAACTCGCCAACCTCACGATGCTGAACCTCATGAGCAACTTCCTTTCCGGCACGATCCCGGCGGCGATCGGCGCGCTGCCGAGccttgaggtgctgcagctctggAACAACTCGCTCACCGGACGGCTGCCGGAGTCGCTGGGCGCGAGCGGGCAGCTCGTCCGGGTGGACGTGTCGACCAACTCCCTGTCCGGCCCGATTCCTCCCGGGATGTGCACCGGCAACCGTCTCGCCCGCCTCATCCTCTTCGACAACCGCTTCGACTCGGCCATCCCGGCGAGCCTCGCCACCTGCTCGTCGCTCTGGCGAGTCCGGCTGGAATCCAACCGCCTGTCCGGCGAGATCCCGGTCGGGTTCGGCGCGATCCGCAATCTGACATACCTGGACCTGAGCTCCAACTCGCTCACCGGCGGCATTCCTTCTGATCTCGTGGCTTCTCCGAGCCTCGAGTACATCAACATCTCCGGCAACCCCATCGGCGGCGCGCTCCCGAACGTGTCGTGGCAGGCGCCGAACCTGCAGGTGTTCGCGGCGAGCAAGTGCGCCCTGGGCGGCGAGGTCCCGGCGTTTGGTACCACGGGGTGTTCGAACCTGTACCGATTGGAGTTGGCAGGGAATGACCTCACCGGTGCAATCCCCAGTGACATCAGCACCTGCAAGCGGCTGGTGATCTTGAGGCTGCAGCACAATCAGCTCACCGGCGAGATCCCGGCAGAGCTCGCCGCCTTGCCGTCCATCACCGAGATCGACCTGTCCTGGAACGAGCTCACCGGCGTCGTCCCGCCGGGCTTCACCAACTGCACCACGCTGGAGACCTTCGACGTGTCCTTCAACCATTTGGTGACCGCTGGCTCGCCGTCGGCGTCGTCACCAGGCGCCGGCGCGGTGACCTCCGCTCGGCGCACCGCGGCGATGTGGGTTTCCGCTGTGGCGGTGGCCTTTGCGGGGATGGCGATGCTCGCCGTCACCGCTCGCTGGCTGCAGTGGCGCGAGGACGGCACCGACACACCGGGCCGCGGTAGCGGGGGCGGCGCACGCGCACGACCCAACGTGGTCGTCGGGCCGTGGGGGATGACCGCGTTCCAGAGGCTCGACTTCACCGCCGACGACGTGGCGCGGTGCGTCGAGGGGAGCGACGGCATCATCGGCGCCGGGTCGTCCGGGACGGTGTACCGCGCAAAGATGCCCAACGGCGAGGTCATCGCGGTGAAGAAGTTGTGGCGCCAACCGTCGGCGCAGAAGGAGGGAGGCGCTCCGGCGGCGGAGCCACCGAAGCGGCGGAAGGAGACAGCTGACGCGAACGGCAACGGCGGCAACAGGAGCATGCTCGCCGAGGTGGAGGTGCTGGGGCACCTCCGGCACCGCAACATCGTCCGGCTGCTGGGGTGGTGCACCGACGGCGAGGCGACGCTGCTGCTCTACGAGTACATGCCCAACGGCAGCCTGGACGACCTCCTGCACGGCGCCGCGGGCAGGGCGGGGCTGGACTGGGACGCGCGGCACCGGATCGCCGTGGGCGTGGCGCAGGGCGTGAGTTACCTGCACCACGACTGCGTGCCGGCGGTCGCGCACCGCGACCTCAAGCCCAGCAACATCCTGCTCGACGCCGACATGGAGGCGCGCGTGGCCGACTTCGGCGTTGCCAAGGCGCTCCACGGCGCCGCGCCCATGTCCGTCATCGCCGGCTCCTACGGCTATATCGCACCAGGTATGCCTCGTTCGTCGGTCGTCGCGACATGGACATTTGTCACGTACCTACGATTGGCTAATGATGGTCCGTGTGAATATATAATCGATGCAGAGTACACGTACACTCTGGAAGTAGACGAGAAgagcgacgtgtacagcttcggcgtgGTGCTCCTGGAGATCCTGACCGGCCGGAGGTCCGTGGAGGCGGAGTACGGCGAGGGGAGCAACATCGTGGACTGGGTGAGGCGCAAGGTCGCGGCCGCCACCGCCGGCGACGTGATGGACGCGGCGGCGTGGGCGGCGGACCAGCAGGCCGGCGGCAAGGCGGCGCGGGACGAGATGGCGCTGGCGCTGCGGGTGGCGCTGCTCTGCACCAGCCGGTGCCCGCAGGAGCGCCCGCCGATGAGGGACGTCGTGTCCATGTTGCAGGAGGCCAGGCGCGGCCGGAAGCTCCTGCCCAAGAAGCAGCAAGCGCAACCAAAGATTAATTAGCAACGACCGCGTGTTACGTGTAGGTGTATTGTATTACTACTCACTAAACCGTGTACTTTGCCATGCAGTCAGCACTCGTGTCATGTATAATGTCTTAGATCACTGTATGAGTAAACTCCCCAGACTTTCGGATGATGTCATATTTCAAAGCCAGACcaagttgaaaatattttaatttGAGAATGGCTATAGGGCAGTCGGTTGGTTTAGGCGCCCTCATCATGCGATCTCCTGGAGACGGAGGGAGCAGAGGGCAGCGGCGTCGGCGCTTGGCTGAGGCAACGGTGTCGGTGGTGCTCGGCGCTTCCGGTCCCTCCGGGCTCCTCCAGACCCCGTCGGGCCTACGCTGGtcagggaagggaagggaagggaagggaaagcAAGGGAAGGGGTAAGGTTACAGAGGATGGGTCCCACTGTAATTTGGgaataatttgtaattttttctaagatttgtgaacaatttgacatATGTTTATCTGATATCTGCAATTTatagaaataatttataattttttctGAAAGATTTGGCATATATTTCCTCTAAGATCTGCAATTCATAGAAATAGAAGTTATGTTATccacaaattacatcactatatcTAATAAATTAAACTGAtgaaatcattgtaaatataataataagatagTACAAATCTATACTAAAAGACAGTGTAAATGCATGAGTAAAAATCAGTTGCCAGAAGCTTCCAAAACATTTGCCAGGTAGATAAATCCTTTAATTTTCTTAAACCAGCTCGTCAATCAATGCTGTAGCACAACATTGGTTTCTTAAAATTTTCGTGGATAGCTTGAATATGTATAACTAATCAACATTAATAATTTTCGTGGATAACTTCAATATGTATAACTAATCAACATTAATAATTATCTTTGGATGTGTCTATCTGGAACTCGGGTGATCtgtctgtcgatgcgggacccataggataccccgcaaaggacagagaagatctagtctaactaggattcttcccctgtaatcttagtagtataactattaagcaatcctactaggatatctcattataaaccgactaggactctggcctcctgactatataaaggagggcagggctcctaagacagggaggacaattgtacaacacaacacttgggaatcaatccaacgcaaaggctaaggccgactggacgtaaggttattactcgatctacgatcgagggcctgaaccaggataaatcgactgtgtcttgcgttaaccatcgtgttcggcatacgccgaagcccgaacatactgccccgggtacccccgtggcaggctatcggtgataaaacatcgacagctggcacgccaggtaggggacttcggcgactttgcatccaagaattcgatggacctcgacaacataatcttcccgacggaatcaactttcatcttcggctcatggatctgcgaggcagacaacaacggcaagcttcagggccatctcctcaaagatccagatcatcataaagaattaCATATTTCACCAaatacaacggatcagctcaccagaagattcgcacagctcacagtatccgattcaaatcagatttcacggccactcgtatccgattcgaattcaaacatcaaggcgaagttttatccgagtgctttcaagaatccgagttcttttttggcaagattccagagcacatcccaaaacaactcggattaccctcagaattCTTCcaaaaagtcgagttcttttccatttgggctcgacaacatggcaaaatcctatcaagaacagttcgaaagatctttcaatccaagatgcgggataccactgacaggagctcaggagggcctcgtgctaacaataacatcccaagactgcatcatccattggccaggttctgttcctgaggatagcaatacccaactagtcggcacgacgacgacagcaattctaccctaccaagaaggagactcgatctacgacaccgaggcatccactaaagtcaTTAGCAACTCTGACAGCATGAAagctaacaccaataacagagcgactcatgcgcgagaagtgctcatggttcgatgaCCGCGGTCACcactaaatcccccagaagcacccgatgtcagatcatcagatgaatcagaatccaacatatcaccttttgcccaaggctacgacggagaaacagatagtcagaaacaagctagagaaagaaaaaacaagttaaagcaagggcgtcaacaccgtgctaggcagcgcaaggaagcttggatcagatacgagtcagatttggctgagtacgacaaaagaaaatcgcaacgagaagtagaGGGGAGACAcacggcgaatacaccttacgataagattcaagaagcattagaagaactcgaaaAAACTTCACACCCCAGTGACAAGTATGAATAGCTCCAGAACTTGCTCCGACCAACGATCCcgaaaacgcatgaagagagagctcgatcaagactacccgcaagatcaacaacccacaggcaagaagatcaaaatcaaaggaaatccgctttcgaaagacttgggccgagtAGAAGCCATGAagaaggaagtaggaaggaacataatcagagtcaccgatttgaacaaccaaggaagactaggagtagggtacctacccagacaatctcgcaagattattcccgtcagaacgacagctggccagaagaaggtgccgaatccgaattcagagaaaccaagacacacgacagattcccctgtttcgcgaacaggcttgcaatggcacgattacctcacaaattcaaaccgtctaaccactccaagtatgatggcaaaactgaaccaaggcaatggctcagaatatattcgcAATCAatcgaactagccggaggagatgacgatatcaaaaccctgttctttcccatggcactggaagccatgcctctccaatggtttgacaaactgaacccaggatctatcagaaattgggaggatttgcaaagagctttttgtgaaaattttgcaggaatcattacacatccaatcacccatgcagaattaaaaggactcaggcaaaagggaggtgaaagtctcagaaattattaTCGACGATTCGGTGAACTACGAgcccaagtgcatgacataaccgaacgagaagtaattgaagctttctctcacggaatcatggctaggtggcaatttcaagacttctgcaaagaaaatccgagaaacaatgaagaattcagacgaacagtagaaaagatgattactgcagaagaaaaaacccgagaaaggttcccggacagaaacaaccaggacaactcggacaagcaaaatcaccgaaatagcagacatcaagaaagaaaacgtagaccagacaatactgtggcaatggccgacaaatcaaagaagtttaccaaacccagaagatatgatgacattgaaaacatacgttgcccattgcaccctaacggGAGACACACCATTggaaattgctatactttcaaagatcaatacacaagaaaaaataaggaagacaccaaagaggacaattgtacaacacaacacttgggaatcaatccaacgcaaaggctaaggccgattggacgtaaggttattactcgatctacgatcgagggcctgaaccaggataaatcgactgtgtcttgcgttaaccatcgtgttcggcatacgccgaagcccgaacatacacTCAAGTAATTTGAGTGGACAAATTACACTAACGCAAAACAAACGAAAACAAAAATTGAGTGAAATAAAGCTTAGATTGACACAAAAATATATTTCAAAAAACAAATGCACGATGCAAAATAAAGTACTTTATTATGGACTTCATGAAAATCCCTCGTTTTCACTTGGTTTGCTACCAAAATTTACCAATCTCTCGTATTTTTTCGATTACACAGTACAATACAGGCACTCataacgcacgcacactcacccctatgaacgcaCTCATACAAACCCTACCACTATGAGCATCTTCGAAGACTAGGCCAGCAAATCAtcaagattgacgaagtcactacATGCGTCTCGCTCTCAACGGGGACGTTGCCTACCACTGAAAATACAAACGCCGTTAAATCGTGTAAAATTAGCACCCATGGGGGAGTCGAATTCAGGATGTGAGGTGCTACACAGGCACTTGTAACCACTAGGCTACATGCCTTTTACCAAATCTGTGGCAAATATTTTTGCGAAAAAACTAATAAACGAGCGCGCATGCCCTGGAGCTACGACATGCACACCTTGCTCGTCGTTCGATGCACGCGTCCACAGTTCATGGTCATCTGATGCGCCTGTGCCAGATCGTGTCAATTTCggcggctagggttccggcggCGACGACTCGCACGCGGTAGGAGGTGGTAGAGCAAGAGTTAGGGATGGAGAAGATGTCACCCAACTCCGGCAACCGCACCACTGCTGCCCCAACCCTACCTTCTTCCCCAACTCCAGTGACCGCACCACCGTCGCCCCAACCCTAACTCTGATAGCCTTAGAAGAGAAGGGTTCAGGGGAGAAAGGCCGGCCAGGCGGTGGGAATGGCGGTAGGGCGGTTTAGGGGCTctggtggcggtggaggtggccggtgaaagccctagtttggttttggcgaattgatgaaacctattggacTAATCCTATCCTTAAGTGTGTAGATAAGATAGGATGGTCCAAGTCCATGGTGGAGCTAGAAGGCACTCAAGGTGATGGAGATGACCAcatatgatgatgatcaagtgctccaacttggaaaagaagaaagagaaaaacaaaagaggtcaaggcaaaggtataaaagcTAAGGACCATTTTGTTTTGCCAATCAAGACGCAATAGAGTGTGTGattggatttaggatagatggtcgtgctattaagaggggagcttttattggacatttcggtcatctagtgccacttggtgTTGGAAAACTATGCATTACATATAGGCCTAGTACACAACGGAGATCAAGCGAAAATGGTTATGGAAAACACTTTGAAATTGCTAACTTAACTTTAAACTTCTTTGAAAATTTGTTAGAGAGTTGGCATGCTTGCAAAAGTGAGTTCGGGCACTCGGTGCTACTGCTGGCGCAGCACCGGACTGGGCCAGCCCTGTAGCTCAGCCTCGCACGCTGTACTGAGTGGCATGGTGTTGTCCGCTATACACCGAATAGGGCACCGGACAGGCCATCCGGTGCACCGGACCAGGGCACCGCACCAAACGAGCAGAGAGCGTTTTCTAGAACTCGAGCGCCTGGAGTCACTGGAGATGGTGTGGCCAGCCAAGGCCACTCTCTTGCACCCCCATTCAGTTGAGCAAACCCTTTGCGAGCAAagaaacacactccactcacttgttcacttgatttcatcatttgagtgagatttggagagcctctagttcATTGCTTAGTGGTCTTGCatt from the Miscanthus floridulus cultivar M001 unplaced genomic scaffold, ASM1932011v1 os_2694_1_2, whole genome shotgun sequence genome contains:
- the LOC136535322 gene encoding leucine-rich repeat receptor-like protein kinase TDR — its product is MAATTDTSSWPPPLVLPLHGNLLLLLPLLAITTAASSAPLPLLALLSLKSSLHDPSSALRPWTYASAGATRSLAPPWCAWTGVSCDPATGDIAGLDLSRRNLSGTFSATAARLLAPTLTSLNLSANAFAGEFPAAAVFQLRRLESLDVSHNFFNGTFPDGVAALGGSLAVLDAYSNCFVGPLPRGLGELRRLQRLNLGGSFFNGSVPPEIGQLRSLRFLHLAGNALTGRLPAELGALASLEQLEIGYNAYDGGVPAELGNLTRLQYLDIAVANLSGPLPPELGDLARLEKLFLFKNLLAGAIPPRWSRLRALQALDLSDNLLASAIPAGLGELANLTMLNLMSNFLSGTIPAAIGALPSLEVLQLWNNSLTGRLPESLGASGQLVRVDVSTNSLSGPIPPGMCTGNRLARLILFDNRFDSAIPASLATCSSLWRVRLESNRLSGEIPVGFGAIRNLTYLDLSSNSLTGGIPSDLVASPSLEYINISGNPIGGALPNVSWQAPNLQVFAASKCALGGEVPAFGTTGCSNLYRLELAGNDLTGAIPSDISTCKRLVILRLQHNQLTGEIPAELAALPSITEIDLSWNELTGVVPPGFTNCTTLETFDVSFNHLVTAGSPSASSPGAGAVTSARRTAAMWVSAVAVAFAGMAMLAVTARWLQWREDGTDTPGRGSGGGARARPNVVVGPWGMTAFQRLDFTADDVARCVEGSDGIIGAGSSGTVYRAKMPNGEVIAVKKLWRQPSAQKEGGAPAAEPPKRRKETADANGNGGNRSMLAEVEVLGHLRHRNIVRLLGWCTDGEATLLLYEYMPNGSLDDLLHGAAGRAGLDWDARHRIAVGVAQGVSYLHHDCVPAVAHRDLKPSNILLDADMEARVADFGVAKALHGAAPMSVIAGSYGYIAPEYTYTLEVDEKSDVYSFGVVLLEILTGRRSVEAEYGEGSNIVDWVRRKVAAATAGDVMDAAAWAADQQAGGKAARDEMALALRVALLCTSRCPQERPPMRDVVSMLQEARRGRKLLPKKQQAQPKIN